One window from the genome of Enterobacter asburiae encodes:
- the gsiC gene encoding glutathione ABC transporter permease GsiC, translating into MLNYVCKRLLGLIPTLLIVAVLVFLFVHMLPGDPARLAAGPEADATVIDLVRKQLGLDQPLYMQFIHYICNVLQGDFGISMVSRRPVSEEIASRFMPTFWLTIASMSWAVVFGLGAGIVAAVWRNRWPDKLGMALAVTGISFPAFALGMLLMQIFSVELGWLPTVGADTWKHYILPSMTLGAAVSAVMARFTRASFVDVLSEDYIRTARAKGVSEKWVILKHGFRNAMIPVVTMMGLQFGFLLGGSIVVEKVFNWPGLGRLLVDSVEMRDYPVIQAEVLLFSLEFILINLVVDVLYAAINPAIRYK; encoded by the coding sequence ATGCTGAATTATGTTTGTAAACGCCTGCTGGGGCTTATCCCGACGCTGCTGATTGTGGCGGTCCTGGTGTTTCTGTTTGTCCATATGCTGCCGGGCGATCCGGCGCGGCTGGCTGCCGGGCCTGAAGCGGATGCCACCGTCATTGACCTGGTGCGTAAGCAGCTTGGCCTCGACCAGCCGCTGTATATGCAGTTCATCCATTACATTTGCAACGTTCTTCAGGGCGATTTTGGTATCTCGATGGTGTCGCGCCGTCCGGTGTCGGAGGAGATTGCCAGCCGCTTTATGCCAACGTTCTGGTTAACGATTGCCAGCATGAGCTGGGCGGTGGTGTTTGGGCTTGGCGCCGGGATTGTCGCGGCCGTCTGGCGCAACCGCTGGCCGGACAAGCTCGGCATGGCGCTGGCGGTGACCGGCATCTCCTTCCCGGCGTTCGCGCTGGGGATGCTGCTGATGCAGATCTTCTCCGTCGAACTGGGCTGGCTGCCGACCGTCGGGGCCGATACCTGGAAGCATTACATCCTGCCTTCCATGACGCTGGGCGCTGCCGTGTCGGCGGTAATGGCCCGCTTTACCCGCGCCTCGTTCGTTGACGTGCTGAGCGAAGACTACATCCGCACCGCGCGGGCGAAAGGGGTCAGCGAGAAGTGGGTCATTCTCAAGCACGGGTTTCGCAATGCGATGATCCCGGTGGTGACGATGATGGGGTTGCAGTTTGGCTTCCTGCTGGGCGGCTCTATTGTCGTGGAAAAGGTCTTCAACTGGCCGGGGCTGGGACGCCTGCTGGTCGATTCCGTCGAGATGCGCGACTACCCGGTGATTCAGGCGGAAGTCCTGCTTTTCTCGCTGGAGTTTATTCTTATCAACTTAGTGGTGGACGTGCTCTACGCCGCCATTAACCCGGCCATCAGGTACAAGTAA
- the ybjG gene encoding undecaprenyl-diphosphate phosphatase, with product MLENLNYQLFYLINATPASPEWTIDFATFLAKDLISIVPVLAAILWLWGPRSQVKAQRQLVIKVAMALGVSVLLSYILGHAFPHDRPFVDHVGYTFLHHAPDDSFPSDHGTVIFTFALAFLFWHRLWSGAVLMVAALAIAWSRVYLGVHWPLDMVGGFLVGLIGCVSAAILWSLFGEALYRTLSSLYRAIFAIPIRKGWIRD from the coding sequence ATGTTAGAGAATCTGAATTATCAGCTGTTTTATCTGATCAACGCCACGCCAGCCTCGCCTGAGTGGACGATCGATTTTGCCACCTTCCTGGCAAAAGATCTGATCAGTATCGTGCCTGTACTGGCTGCGATTCTCTGGCTGTGGGGGCCCCGCAGCCAGGTGAAGGCGCAGCGCCAGCTGGTGATTAAAGTGGCGATGGCACTCGGGGTAAGCGTACTGCTGAGCTACATTCTGGGTCACGCCTTCCCGCACGATCGTCCTTTTGTCGATCATGTCGGCTATACCTTTCTGCACCACGCGCCGGATGACTCGTTCCCGAGCGATCACGGTACGGTGATCTTCACCTTCGCGCTGGCTTTCCTGTTCTGGCATCGCCTGTGGTCCGGTGCGGTCCTGATGGTGGCGGCCCTGGCAATTGCCTGGTCTCGCGTTTACCTGGGCGTTCACTGGCCGCTGGATATGGTGGGCGGTTTCCTGGTCGGGCTGATTGGCTGCGTGAGCGCGGCTATCCTGTGGAGCCTCTTCGGTGAAGCGCTCTACCGCACGCTGTCTTCACTCTATCGCGCCATTTTCGCTATCCCGATCCGCAAAGGCTGGATACGTGACTAA
- a CDS encoding glutathione S-transferase family protein: protein MITLWGRNNSTNVKKVLWTLEELDLPFNQIMAGMSFGVNKEADYLAMNPNGLVPLLRDDETDATLWESNTIVRYLAAQYGQGRLWVESPARRAQGEKWMDWANQTLSPTHRVILMGLIRTPEAERDYPAIHAAQDACENLFAMMDDELAKHAWFSGEAFGTGDIAVAPFVWNLTNMGLKWTPRPHLERWLKQLSDRPAYRNVVMIPVT from the coding sequence ATGATTACGCTTTGGGGCAGGAACAACTCGACCAACGTTAAGAAAGTGCTCTGGACGCTCGAGGAGCTGGATTTACCGTTCAATCAAATCATGGCTGGCATGTCGTTCGGCGTAAACAAAGAGGCCGACTATCTGGCCATGAACCCGAACGGCCTGGTGCCGCTGCTGCGCGATGATGAAACAGACGCGACGCTTTGGGAGTCCAACACCATTGTCCGCTACCTCGCCGCCCAGTACGGTCAGGGCCGCCTGTGGGTAGAAAGCCCGGCCCGACGCGCTCAGGGCGAAAAGTGGATGGACTGGGCGAACCAGACGCTTTCCCCCACCCACCGCGTGATCCTGATGGGGCTTATCCGTACGCCGGAAGCCGAGCGCGACTATCCGGCCATTCATGCCGCTCAGGATGCGTGCGAAAACCTGTTTGCGATGATGGATGACGAACTGGCGAAGCACGCCTGGTTCTCCGGTGAAGCCTTCGGCACAGGCGATATCGCCGTGGCACCGTTCGTCTGGAACCTGACCAATATGGGCCTGAAGTGGACGCCGCGCCCACACCTTGAGCGCTGGCTAAAACAGCTGAGCGATCGCCCAGCATACCGCAACGTGGTGATGATCCCGGTCACCTGA
- a CDS encoding MFS transporter, giving the protein MLNRSSSGSRLGRQALLFPLCLVLYEFSTYIGNDMIQPGMLTVVAQYNAGIEWVPTSMTAYLAGGMFLQWLLGPLSDRIGRRPVMLTGVVWFIVTCLATLLAQNIEQFTLLRFLQGVSLCFIGAVGYAAIQESFEEAVCIKITALMANVALIAPLLGPLVGAAWVHVAPWEGMFVLFALLAAFAFFGLHRAMPETATRIGEKLSLKELGRDYKEVLKNGRFVAGALATGFVSLPLLAWIAQSPVIIISGEKLSSYEYGLLQVPIFGALIIGNLVLARLTSRRTVRSLIIMGGWPIAAGLILAAVATVASSHAYLWMTAGLSLYAFGIGVANAGLVRLTLFASEMSKGTVSAAMGMLQMLIFTVGIEVSKHAYAMGGNGLFSLFNLANGALWVGLMVVFLKDKRVGNALQP; this is encoded by the coding sequence ATGTTAAACCGTTCTTCTTCTGGTTCACGTCTGGGTCGTCAGGCGTTGCTTTTCCCCCTGTGTCTGGTGCTCTACGAATTTTCTACCTATATCGGCAACGATATGATCCAGCCCGGTATGCTGACCGTTGTGGCGCAGTACAACGCGGGAATTGAGTGGGTACCGACCTCCATGACCGCCTATCTGGCCGGCGGCATGTTTTTGCAGTGGCTGTTAGGGCCGCTGTCGGATCGTATTGGCCGCCGTCCGGTGATGCTGACGGGCGTGGTGTGGTTCATCGTCACCTGTCTCGCCACGCTGCTGGCGCAAAACATTGAACAATTTACCCTGCTGCGCTTCCTGCAGGGGGTGAGCCTGTGCTTTATCGGCGCCGTGGGGTATGCCGCCATTCAGGAGTCGTTTGAAGAGGCGGTGTGTATCAAAATTACCGCGCTGATGGCGAACGTCGCGCTGATCGCCCCCTTACTCGGGCCGCTGGTGGGTGCCGCGTGGGTGCACGTTGCGCCGTGGGAAGGGATGTTTGTGCTCTTTGCGCTTCTCGCCGCCTTCGCGTTCTTTGGCCTGCACCGTGCGATGCCGGAAACGGCCACCCGCATCGGCGAGAAACTCTCGCTGAAAGAGCTGGGTCGGGATTACAAAGAGGTGCTGAAGAATGGCCGCTTTGTGGCGGGTGCGCTGGCGACCGGGTTCGTTAGCCTGCCGCTGCTGGCGTGGATCGCGCAGTCGCCGGTCATTATCATCAGCGGTGAAAAGCTCAGCAGCTACGAGTATGGCCTGCTGCAGGTGCCGATCTTTGGCGCGCTGATTATTGGGAACCTGGTGCTGGCACGTCTGACGTCACGCCGCACCGTGCGTTCACTGATTATCATGGGCGGCTGGCCGATTGCGGCAGGGCTGATTCTGGCGGCGGTGGCGACCGTCGCGTCATCCCACGCCTACCTGTGGATGACGGCGGGGCTGAGCCTCTATGCCTTCGGAATTGGCGTGGCTAACGCCGGGCTGGTGCGCCTGACGCTGTTTGCTAGCGAGATGAGTAAAGGCACGGTCTCAGCGGCGATGGGGATGCTGCAGATGCTGATTTTTACCGTCGGTATTGAGGTGAGCAAGCATGCCTACGCGATGGGCGGCAACGGGCTGTTCAGCCTGTTTAACCTCGCCAACGGCGCGCTGTGGGTTGGCCTGATGGTGGTGTTCCTGAAAGACAAACGCGTCGGAAACGCCCTGCAACCATAA
- the deoR gene encoding DNA-binding transcriptional repressor DeoR produces the protein METRRDDRIAQLLQALKRSDKLHLKEAANLLGVSEMTIRRDLNSESAPVVLLGGYIVLEPRSASHYLISDQKTRLVEEKRKAARLAASLVQPHQTLFFDCGTTTPWIIEAIDSSIPFTAVCYSLNTFLALQEKPECRVILCGGEFHASNAIFKPLNLQDTLSNLCPDIAFYSAAGISVRQGATCFNLEELPVKHWALSAAQYHVLVVDHSKFGKVRSARMGELAQFDAIVSDCRPDDEIVAHAKAQQVKLMY, from the coding sequence ATGGAAACACGTCGCGATGACCGCATTGCTCAGCTGCTACAGGCGCTGAAGCGCAGCGATAAGCTGCATCTTAAGGAAGCCGCCAACCTCCTCGGCGTCTCAGAGATGACCATTCGTCGGGATCTGAACAGCGAAAGCGCGCCCGTCGTGCTGCTGGGCGGGTATATTGTGCTTGAGCCGCGCAGCGCCAGCCATTACCTGATCAGCGACCAGAAGACGCGCCTGGTGGAAGAGAAACGCAAAGCCGCACGGCTTGCGGCCTCACTGGTACAGCCGCACCAGACGCTGTTTTTTGACTGCGGAACGACCACGCCGTGGATTATCGAAGCCATCGACAGCAGCATTCCTTTCACCGCCGTGTGCTACTCCCTGAACACCTTTCTGGCGCTTCAGGAGAAACCCGAGTGCCGGGTGATCCTCTGCGGCGGTGAGTTTCACGCCAGCAACGCCATCTTTAAGCCGCTTAACCTGCAGGACACGCTCAGCAATTTATGCCCGGATATCGCGTTTTATTCGGCCGCGGGCATCAGCGTGCGTCAGGGCGCGACCTGCTTTAACCTGGAAGAGCTGCCGGTGAAACACTGGGCGTTAAGCGCGGCGCAGTACCATGTGCTGGTGGTCGATCACAGCAAGTTTGGTAAGGTGCGTTCTGCGAGAATGGGCGAGCTGGCGCAGTTTGACGCCATCGTCAGCGACTGCCGCCCGGACGACGAGATCGTGGCCCACGCGAAGGCGCAGCAGGTGAAGTTGATGTATTGA
- a CDS encoding PQQ-dependent sugar dehydrogenase, whose translation MPRSSLIFLPALFIPFSLLAAPEAVKVEVLQNKLDHPWSLAFLPDNKGLLVTLKDGQLKRWQAGKGLSDPIVGVPKVWANGQGGLLDVVLAPDFEKSRRIWLSFAEAGSDGKAGTVVGYGRLSDDLTRIEAFQVVFRQMPKLSTGNHFGGRLVFDGKGALFIGLGENNQRPTAQDLDKLQGKVVRLTEDGKVPPDNPFVNTPGARPEIWSYGIRNPQGMAMNPWSDTLWLNEHGPRGGDEINIPEKGKNYGWPLATHGINYSGLKIPEAKGEHVEGTEKPLFVWKVSPAVSGMAFYNSDVFPQWKNKLFIGALKEKDVIVLSVEGNKVTEDGRILGDRNQRIRDVRVGPDGYLYVLTDETDGQLLKVSPSGA comes from the coding sequence ATGCCTCGATCCTCGCTAATTTTCCTGCCTGCGTTGTTCATTCCGTTTTCGCTTCTTGCTGCGCCAGAGGCGGTCAAGGTCGAGGTGCTGCAAAATAAACTCGATCACCCCTGGTCCCTGGCGTTTCTGCCGGACAATAAAGGCCTGCTGGTGACCCTGAAGGACGGCCAGCTCAAACGATGGCAGGCCGGAAAAGGGCTGTCCGATCCGATTGTCGGCGTGCCGAAGGTCTGGGCAAACGGTCAGGGAGGATTGCTGGACGTGGTCCTCGCCCCGGATTTTGAAAAATCGCGCCGCATCTGGCTGAGCTTCGCCGAAGCAGGGAGTGACGGCAAAGCCGGTACGGTGGTGGGCTATGGCCGATTGAGCGACGATCTGACGCGCATTGAAGCCTTCCAGGTGGTGTTCCGCCAGATGCCGAAACTCTCCACCGGAAACCATTTTGGTGGACGACTGGTGTTCGACGGCAAAGGCGCGCTCTTTATCGGACTCGGCGAGAACAACCAGCGTCCGACGGCGCAGGATCTGGACAAACTGCAGGGTAAAGTGGTGCGCCTCACCGAAGACGGGAAAGTGCCGCCGGATAACCCCTTTGTGAACACCCCCGGCGCGCGACCCGAAATCTGGTCTTACGGCATTCGCAACCCGCAGGGGATGGCGATGAACCCCTGGAGCGACACGCTGTGGCTGAACGAGCACGGCCCGCGCGGCGGGGATGAGATCAACATCCCGGAGAAAGGAAAGAACTACGGCTGGCCGCTGGCGACGCACGGCATTAACTACAGCGGTCTGAAAATTCCAGAAGCCAAAGGCGAGCACGTTGAGGGAACCGAAAAACCGCTGTTCGTCTGGAAAGTGTCACCTGCGGTGAGCGGCATGGCGTTCTACAACAGCGACGTTTTCCCGCAGTGGAAAAACAAACTGTTTATCGGGGCGCTGAAGGAAAAGGACGTGATCGTGCTGAGCGTGGAGGGTAATAAGGTGACGGAAGACGGGCGAATCCTGGGCGATCGGAATCAACGTATTCGCGATGTGCGGGTGGGGCCGGACGGCTATTTATATGTGCTGACCGACGAGACGGACGGGCAGCTGTTAAAAGTCAGCCCGTCCGGTGCGTAA
- the bssR gene encoding biofilm formation regulator BssR, protein MTVDRLKRDLLNKLINARIDLAAYLQLRKAKGYMSVSESEHLRDNLFELCNFMREKAPTLKAKYGESELIALRRAAEVLSIAGVCLMNGRHDCPNFIAVNAEKLENCLTTLSLCIMCLNEHEKLEQH, encoded by the coding sequence ATGACCGTTGACAGACTAAAACGCGATCTGCTTAACAAGCTGATCAACGCCCGAATCGACCTGGCCGCGTACCTGCAGTTGAGGAAGGCAAAAGGGTATATGTCAGTCAGCGAAAGCGAACATCTGCGTGATAACCTGTTTGAACTTTGCAATTTCATGCGTGAAAAAGCACCGACCCTGAAGGCGAAATACGGCGAAAGTGAGCTGATCGCCCTGCGCCGCGCCGCTGAGGTGCTCTCCATCGCTGGGGTATGTTTGATGAATGGACGCCACGACTGCCCGAATTTTATCGCTGTTAACGCGGAGAAGCTTGAAAACTGCCTGACCACGCTCTCTCTATGCATCATGTGCCTGAACGAGCACGAGAAGCTTGAACAGCACTGA
- the gsiD gene encoding glutathione ABC transporter permease GsiD, which translates to MRLLNWRRQAVLNAMPGLKPDHVRTPWSEFWRRFRRQPVAMTAGLFVLLLIAVAVIAPWVAPFDAENYFDYDRLNDGPSMLHWFGVDSLGRDIFSRVLVGAQISLAAGVVAVLIGAAIGTVLGLVAGYYEGWWDRIIMRICDVLFAFPGILLAIAVVAIMGSGMANVIIAVAVFSIPAFARLVRGNTLVLKQQTFIESARSMGASDATILFSHILPGTVSSIVVYFTMRIGVSIISAASLSFLGLGAQPPTPEWGAMLNEARADMVIAPHVAIFPSLAIFLTVLAFNLLGDGLRDALDPRIKG; encoded by the coding sequence ATGCGATTGTTGAACTGGCGACGTCAGGCCGTTTTAAACGCGATGCCGGGGCTAAAACCGGACCACGTTCGCACCCCGTGGTCTGAATTCTGGCGGCGTTTTCGCCGTCAGCCGGTCGCGATGACCGCGGGGCTGTTTGTGCTGCTGCTGATTGCGGTGGCGGTGATTGCGCCGTGGGTGGCACCGTTTGATGCGGAAAACTATTTTGACTACGACCGTCTGAACGACGGACCGTCGATGCTGCACTGGTTCGGCGTGGACTCCCTCGGGCGCGATATCTTTAGCCGCGTGCTGGTGGGGGCGCAAATCTCGCTTGCCGCCGGGGTGGTCGCGGTGCTGATCGGCGCGGCCATCGGCACCGTGCTGGGTCTCGTTGCCGGGTATTACGAAGGCTGGTGGGACCGCATCATCATGCGTATCTGCGACGTGCTGTTTGCTTTCCCCGGCATTTTGCTGGCGATTGCCGTGGTGGCGATCATGGGCAGCGGCATGGCGAACGTCATCATTGCGGTCGCGGTCTTTTCGATACCGGCTTTTGCCCGTCTGGTACGCGGGAACACGCTGGTGCTGAAACAGCAGACCTTTATCGAATCGGCCCGCAGCATGGGGGCCAGCGACGCCACGATCCTGTTCAGCCATATTCTGCCGGGTACGGTGTCGTCCATCGTGGTCTATTTCACCATGCGTATCGGCGTGTCGATTATCTCGGCGGCCAGCCTGTCGTTTCTGGGGTTAGGCGCGCAGCCTCCAACGCCGGAGTGGGGCGCGATGCTGAACGAGGCGAGGGCGGATATGGTGATTGCACCGCACGTGGCGATCTTCCCGAGCCTGGCGATTTTTCTGACCGTGCTGGCGTTTAACCTGCTGGGTGACGGGCTGCGCGACGCGCTGGATCCGAGGATTAAGGGGTAG
- a CDS encoding phosphatase PAP2 family protein — protein sequence MALTSSRSELSNLQTNKTKRLYRLPGRFYGYQLFVLIALAVLFTWLSRNEALDRWITGFWYDATTQSFPLQKDHLLDLLNHRLAKYIAIALGAVALFYGAYKRNARLVTAALLMGVGALVVGVLKSVSHHSCPWDLVEYGGKAVSYPLFSAVPADSGPGRCFPGGHASSGFMVMGLFFAFWRERPRLAWCFVALGVVLGLAMGYGQVMRGAHFFSHNLWAGWWVWFSQVVVYGLVSTRFAKE from the coding sequence ATGGCACTCACCTCCAGCCGTTCAGAATTGTCTAACTTACAGACAAATAAGACAAAACGACTTTACCGCTTGCCGGGCCGCTTTTATGGTTATCAGCTTTTCGTACTGATTGCCCTTGCCGTGCTTTTCACGTGGCTATCGCGCAATGAAGCACTCGACAGGTGGATCACCGGCTTTTGGTATGACGCGACAACGCAGAGCTTCCCGCTGCAGAAAGATCATCTGCTGGATCTGCTGAACCACCGTCTGGCGAAGTACATTGCCATCGCCTTAGGTGCCGTGGCGCTGTTTTACGGCGCTTACAAGCGTAACGCAAGGCTGGTCACGGCGGCGCTGCTGATGGGCGTAGGCGCGCTGGTGGTGGGCGTGCTGAAAAGCGTGAGCCATCACAGCTGCCCGTGGGATCTGGTGGAATATGGCGGTAAGGCTGTGTCTTATCCCCTGTTCAGCGCCGTCCCTGCTGACAGCGGTCCGGGGCGCTGTTTCCCCGGCGGTCACGCCTCCAGCGGCTTTATGGTGATGGGGCTGTTTTTTGCCTTCTGGCGCGAGCGTCCGCGTCTCGCCTGGTGCTTCGTCGCGCTGGGCGTGGTGTTAGGTCTGGCGATGGGCTACGGCCAGGTCATGCGCGGGGCGCATTTTTTCTCTCACAACCTGTGGGCCGGGTGGTGGGTCTGGTTTTCTCAGGTGGTGGTCTACGGGCTTGTTTCCACCCGGTTTGCTAAAGAGTGA
- the dacC gene encoding serine-type D-Ala-D-Ala carboxypeptidase, whose protein sequence is MTRKMTSLRSLATGSALLFLFAPTLYAAEQAAPEAPPVDARAWILMDYSSGKVLAEGNADEKLDPASLTKIMTSYVVGQALKAGKIKLDDMVTIGKDAWATGNPALRGSSVMFLKPGDQVSVSDLNKGVIIQSGNDACIALADYVAGSQDSFIGLMNGYAQKLGLTNTTFKTVHGLDSPGQFSTARDMALLGKALIHDVPDEYAIHKEKEFTFNKIRQPNRNRLLWSSNVNVDGMKTGTTAGAGYNLVASATQGDMRLISVVLGTKTDRIRFNESEKLLTWGFRFYETVTPIKPDATFVSQRVWFGDKSEVNLGAGEAGSVTIPRGQLKNLKASYTLTDPQLTAPLKKGQVVGTIDFQLNGKSIEQRPLIVMEAVEEGGFFSRMWDFVMMKFHGWFGSWFN, encoded by the coding sequence ATGACGCGTAAAATGACTTCTCTGCGCAGCCTTGCGACAGGCTCTGCGCTCCTTTTCCTGTTTGCACCAACTCTCTATGCAGCTGAACAGGCTGCGCCCGAAGCGCCGCCTGTGGATGCGCGCGCCTGGATCCTGATGGATTATTCCAGCGGTAAAGTGCTGGCGGAAGGGAATGCGGATGAGAAACTCGATCCGGCAAGCCTGACCAAAATCATGACCAGCTACGTGGTAGGCCAGGCGCTAAAAGCGGGCAAGATCAAGCTGGACGATATGGTCACCATCGGGAAGGATGCCTGGGCCACCGGCAACCCGGCGCTGCGCGGGTCTTCCGTGATGTTCCTGAAGCCAGGAGATCAGGTCTCCGTTTCCGATCTGAATAAAGGGGTAATTATTCAGTCGGGAAATGATGCGTGCATCGCGCTGGCCGATTACGTTGCCGGCAGTCAGGATTCTTTCATTGGCTTGATGAATGGCTATGCGCAGAAACTGGGCTTAACCAACACGACGTTCAAAACGGTTCACGGTCTGGATTCGCCGGGACAGTTCAGTACCGCACGCGACATGGCGCTGCTGGGGAAAGCGCTGATCCACGACGTGCCGGATGAATACGCCATCCATAAAGAGAAAGAGTTTACCTTCAATAAAATCCGCCAGCCGAACCGCAACCGCCTGCTGTGGAGCAGCAACGTTAACGTGGACGGAATGAAAACCGGCACCACGGCGGGCGCAGGCTATAACCTGGTGGCCTCCGCGACCCAGGGCGACATGCGCCTGATTTCGGTGGTGCTGGGCACCAAAACCGACCGTATTCGCTTTAATGAGTCAGAAAAACTGCTGACCTGGGGCTTCCGCTTCTATGAAACCGTGACGCCGATTAAACCGGATGCCACCTTCGTCAGCCAGCGCGTCTGGTTCGGTGACAAGAGCGAAGTGAATCTGGGCGCTGGTGAGGCCGGTTCCGTGACCATTCCGCGCGGTCAGCTGAAAAACCTGAAGGCCAGCTACACCCTGACCGACCCGCAGCTCACGGCGCCGCTGAAAAAAGGCCAGGTGGTCGGGACGATTGATTTCCAGCTAAACGGTAAGTCGATTGAACAGCGTCCGCTGATTGTGATGGAAGCGGTGGAAGAGGGCGGCTTCTTCAGCCGGATGTGGGATTTCGTGATGATGAAATTCCACGGGTGGTTTGGCAGCTGGTTCAACTAA
- the rimO gene encoding 30S ribosomal protein S12 methylthiotransferase RimO, which produces MSNVTHQPKIGFVSLGCPKNLVDSERILTELRTEGYDVVPSYDNADMVIVNTCGFIDSAVQESLEAIGEALTENGKVIVTGCLGAKVDQIREVHPKVLEITGPHSYEQVLEHVHHYVPKPKHNPFLSLVPEQGVKLTPRHYAYLKISEGCNHRCTFCIIPSMRGDLVSRPIGEVLAEAKRLADAGVKELLVISQDTSAYGVDVKHRSGFHNGEPVKTSMVGLCEQLSKLGIWTRLHYVYPYPHVDDVIPLMAEGKILPYLDIPLQHASPRILKLMKRPGSVDRQLARIKQWREICPDLTLRSTFIVGFPGETEEDFQMLLDFLKEARLDRVGCFKYSPVEGATANELADQVPEEVKEERWNRFMQLQQQISAERLQEKVGREIMVIIDEVDEEGAIGRSMADAPEIDGAVYLNGETSVKPGDIIRVKVENADEYDLWGSRV; this is translated from the coding sequence ATGAGCAATGTTACGCACCAGCCGAAAATCGGCTTCGTCTCCCTGGGCTGCCCGAAAAACCTGGTGGATTCCGAACGCATCCTGACCGAACTGCGCACCGAGGGCTATGACGTGGTGCCAAGCTACGACAACGCCGATATGGTGATCGTTAACACCTGCGGGTTTATCGACAGCGCGGTTCAGGAGTCCCTGGAAGCCATCGGTGAAGCCCTGACGGAAAACGGCAAAGTGATTGTCACCGGGTGCCTGGGCGCCAAAGTGGACCAAATCCGCGAAGTGCACCCGAAGGTGCTGGAGATCACCGGTCCGCACAGCTACGAGCAGGTGCTGGAACATGTTCATCACTACGTGCCAAAACCAAAGCACAACCCGTTCCTGAGCCTGGTGCCGGAGCAGGGCGTGAAGCTGACGCCGCGCCACTACGCTTACTTAAAAATTTCCGAAGGCTGCAACCATCGCTGCACCTTCTGCATCATCCCGTCCATGCGTGGCGATCTGGTGAGCCGTCCGATTGGTGAAGTGCTGGCGGAAGCGAAACGTCTGGCCGACGCGGGCGTGAAGGAGCTGCTGGTCATCTCCCAGGACACCTCGGCTTACGGCGTGGACGTCAAACACCGCTCCGGTTTCCACAACGGCGAGCCGGTGAAAACCAGCATGGTGGGCCTCTGCGAGCAGCTGTCCAAGCTCGGTATCTGGACGCGTCTGCACTACGTCTACCCGTACCCGCACGTTGACGACGTGATCCCGCTGATGGCGGAAGGCAAAATTCTGCCGTACCTGGATATCCCGCTGCAGCACGCCAGCCCGCGTATCCTGAAGCTGATGAAGCGTCCTGGCTCCGTTGACCGCCAGCTGGCGCGCATCAAGCAGTGGCGCGAGATCTGTCCGGATCTGACCCTGCGATCCACCTTCATCGTCGGCTTCCCGGGTGAAACCGAAGAAGACTTCCAGATGCTGCTCGACTTCCTGAAAGAAGCGCGTCTGGACCGCGTAGGTTGCTTCAAGTACAGCCCGGTAGAAGGCGCAACCGCCAACGAGCTGGCGGACCAGGTGCCGGAAGAGGTGAAAGAAGAGCGCTGGAACCGCTTCATGCAGCTGCAGCAGCAGATCTCTGCTGAGCGTCTGCAGGAGAAAGTGGGCCGTGAGATCATGGTTATCATTGACGAGGTGGACGAAGAAGGCGCGATTGGCCGCAGCATGGCGGACGCACCTGAAATCGACGGCGCGGTGTACCTGAACGGCGAAACCAGCGTTAAGCCGGGTGATATTATTCGCGTGAAGGTTGAAAACGCGGACGAGTATGACCTGTGGGGTAGCCGGGTTTAA